Part of the Zhongshania aliphaticivorans genome, GTGCTGAATTAAGCTCACTACTCCTGTACTGTTGCCGCCATTTCATCAATATCAACATGGCGTACATTCGCACCTTTTACTAAGTAAATAACGTGCTCAGCAATATTCCTAGCGTGGTCACCCACGCGCTCCAAGGAGCGTAAGGCCCACATAACCTGCAACACCGATGAAATCGTGCGCGGGTCCTCTATCATATAGGTCACAAGGCTGCGCATTGCGGTGCCGTACTCAAGGTCAACGGCCTTGTCTTCTTCTGCCACCGCTAAAGCCAAGTCGATATCAAGACGTGCAAACGCGTCAAGCGCGTTCCGTACCATGCCAGAGACATGATCACCAATATGACGAATTTCTAAAACGCTGCGAGGTAGACCGCCAAGTTCGGTGAGTCGTATCGCACTTTCTGCCACCTTGCTTGCTTCATCACCCATCCGCTCAAGGTCACTTAAAATCTTGCTAATAGACAGTACTAAACGTAAATCACTGGCAGCGGGATGGCGTCTAGCCAAAATGATCGTGCATTCCTCATCAATAGCGACCTCAAGGCTGTTAACAAGGTTGTCACCCTGTTTCACATCCGATGCTAGGCCAGTATCTAAATTCATAAACGCGTTGGTAGCGTCTGCAACTTGTTTCTCTACCAAGCCACCCATTTCCAGCATTCGCGTTTTTATGTCATCCAAGTCGGCATTAAACTGCTGCGAAATATGGTGTGAATGCGCACTCTTCTCTGTCATGAGTTCTCTCCAAAATCGTTCAGCGAAATTTTAGCCATAACGACCAGTAATATAATCTTCAGTCTGCTTATAGCTTGGATTTGTAAACAGGGTATCGGTATTATCAAATTCAATTAACTTGCCCATATACATAAATGCAGTGTAGTCAGACACCCGCGCTGCCTGTTGCATATTATGGGTGACAATAACAATGGTGTATTTGTCTTTTAGTTCGTAAATAAGTTCTTCAATCTTCAGGGTTGAAATGGGGTCTAGTGCAGATGCGGGTTCATCCAGCAATAGTACCTCAGGTTCTACCGCGATTGTACGCGCTATCACCAAACGTTGCTGCTGACCGCCAGACATTCCCAAGGCATTATCATGTAGTCGATCTTTGACTTCGTCCCACAACGCCGCGCCACGCAAAGAGCGCTCGACCACTTCATCAAGGACACGCTTTTTATTTATTCCTTGAATCCGCAAGCCATAGGCAACATTTTCATATATTGATTTTGGAAAAGGATTTGGTTTCTGGAATACCATACCAACTCGTCGACGTAATGTTGCCACATCTACGCGTTTATCATAAATAGGCGATCCATCTAACGCGATACCACCATCGATTCGACAGGTATCCACTAAATCATTCATTCGATTAAAGCATCGCAATAAGGTCGATTTACCACATCCACTCGGGCCAATAAACGCCGTCACCTTCTTGCGTGGAATGACCATATTAACGTCAAACAAGGCTTGTTTTTCACCGTAATATAAATCCAAATTATCAACGGTGAGCGTAATATCCTCATCGTGGATAGAAGATTGTTCCGCACCATACCTGCCAAGGGTTTCCATATTAATTGCGTGCGCCTTTAGCTGTGATTTATCACTAGTCATAACACTCGCCACCTTATATTCATATTACTCTGACCTACAGTTCTAGTGATTTATATTTTTCACGAAGATGGTTTCGCAAAGCGACTGCACTGAAGTTTAACAAGGCAATAATAACCACCAGCAGCAACGCGGTCGCGTACACCAATGGCCGTGCGGCCTCTACATTTGGGCTTTGAAAACCAACATCATATATGTGAAAACCAAGATGCATAAATTTTTGGTCTAAGTGGAAATAAGGGAAGTTGCCATCAACGGGTAGCGAAGGTGCCAATTTAACAACACCCACTAACATCAACGGTGCCACCTCCCCTGCAGCCCTTGCAACAGCCAGAATTAAGCCCGTCATCATTGCCGGACTAGCCATGGGTAACACTATTCGCCACAGCGTCTCCGCCTTGGTGGCGCCAAGCGCCAAGCTGCCCTCCCGCAAATTACGTGGAATACGCGCTAAACCTTCCTCTGTCGCAACAATCACCACCGGCAGGGTCAACAAGGCTAAAGTAACCGACGCCCACAGCAAGCCGGGGGTACCAAAGGTGGGCGCTGGTAGGGCTTCAGGGAACATCGCCTTGTCCATCTCAGCACCCAAGAAGTAAATAAAAAATCCTAAGCCAAATACACCATAAACAATGGAGGGAACGCCGGCCAAATTATTAACAGCAATCCTAATAATCCGTGTCATCACCCCTTGCTTGGCGTATTCACGTAAATAAACTGCCGCAACCACACCAAAAGGCGTCACCATAATCGACATAATTAGCACCATAATGACGGTGCCGAAGATCGCAGGAAAAATACCCCCTTCCGTGTTTGCCTCACGGGGTTCATCACTTAAAAACTCACCAAACTTCGCAAAATAAAAGCTAATCTTTTGGAATAAGCTCATCCCATTAGGCTGGTATGCGTGAACCACTGTGGCAATTTGTAGTTCTCTTGTTTTACCCGACGCAGTCTCCATAATAAAACTGTCGCGCCGCCACTCTTGATATAACTCAGAAAGTTGGGACTGCATTATCTTGTATTGGGCGTCAAGCTCAGCCCGCTCTGCCAGTAGGTCAGCCTTTATTTGTAAACGTCGACTAGCTGATAATTCCTCATTAAGCTCTATCTTCCGCTCACTTAAGCGTAACTTCTCCAGCCGATAATTTATTGCGCCTATATCACCTTTCTCAATTTTCTCAATTTGCTTATAAAGCTTCTCGGCCCTATCAACCCGAAGCTGAAACTCACTCCAAACATCGTTGTTTTCAGCACTTGTGACCTTGGTGCCACGCTCTTTAATACTTTGTAAATATCCGTAAAAATTTCCCCACTCTCGTCGCTCAATAACCACTGCATTTTCTGGGTAGCTAATGTCTTGCAAATATTGACTAATTACCCATTTAAAATCCGCACCGCTAACGTCTCTATTTCCGAGTTTGACTAGCTGTCTTTCAACAAAGTTTTCCTTGGTATCAATGTTAAACCCCGCACTGAGTAATTGTTCTATGGGCACCGATTCAGATTCAACATGCTCGGCCATTACCGCAACTGGGACTTCGCCAGGTAATACATAGTTAGACTGCATAACCGCCGCCGGCCAAAAATGACCAAAGCCTCGGACCGCCAACAATAAAAGCAAACCAACAACAGCCAGTGTACTCACCGTGACAGCGGCGGCGTTTAACCAAATCATGGGCTCACCGCGCTTACACCATTGCATAAAGCTTTGTTTATTATCGTCGTACAATGACATAAGCTAACTTCCCGTAAACTTGCACTTATCCAGCAAGCAATATAACAATGACAACTAGAGGTTTCCGTAGCGCGTGCGTAACCGTTGACGCACTGTTTCGGCAATGGTGTTCACCACAAAAGTGAAAATAAACAACACAAACGCGGCTAGAAACAACACCCGATAATGCGAGCTATCAACCTCGGTTTCACCAATTTCAACCGCGATATTGGCCGCAAGTGTCCGCATTCCCTCAAAAATATTCGCATCCATAATGGGCGTATTACCTGTCGCCATTAAGACAATCATCGTTTCACCCACCGCTCGCCCCATACCAATCATCAGAGCCGAAAAAATACCGGGACTGGCTGTTGGCATCACCACACCGACTAAGCTTTGCCACGGGGTAGCGCCCAAGGCTAGTGAGCCATAGCTAAGATGCTTGGGAACTGAAAAAATCGCATCTTCGGCAATAGAGAAAATGGTTGGGATTACCGCAAACCCCATTGCTATGCCAACTACCAGTGCGTTTCTCTGATCGAAGGAAACCCCCATGTCGTTGGTCAACCATGCCCGCATATCCCCGTCAAAGAGCCCACGCTCAATCGGTGCGCTAGACTCCACACACACAAATACTATCGCAAGCACCACAGGAACAAGCAGTAGCGAATGCCAGCCATCTGGGATATGACGTCGAAAGTTTGCTGGTAATCGCGACCACGTCCAAGCAAACACTAAAATACCAACAGGCAGGAGAATAAATAATGAAAATACCGCCGGTAAGTTTTTCTCAATAAAGGGAGCCAACCATAAGCCGGCTAAAAAACCGAGAATAACGGTTGGCAAGGCTTCCATTAGCTCAATTAATGGCTTGGTTTTTTGACGGAGAGCCGGCGCCATAAAATACGCCGTATAAATGGCCGCACAAATAGCTAAAGGGGCCGCAACAAGCATCGCATAAAAAGCGGCTTTCAATGTTCCAAACGCTAAAGGTGCGAAGCTGTATTTCGCTTCAAAATCATTATTCGCTGCCGATGACTGCCAAACATAATCTGGCTCAGGATAACTTTCATACCAAACCTTGCTCCACAGCGCAGACCATGACAACTCTGGGTGCTCATTATGCAAAGCGAAAGTTTTTAAACTCCCACCCGATGTTTCAATTAACAATTTATTGGCGCGTGGCGAAATAGCCATTGTCTGCACCGAGCCTACGGAGAGGTCTTTGCTCAATAAACGCCGGTGTGAGGTGGTGTAAAATAAGGCTAACTGCCCATCTGAGCTGACGCTTGCAAAGCCTTTTCTGCGATGCTCAGTCACTAAGGCCGCGCTACCGCCATTGGGAATATCAAAATGGCGCACCGCCTGTAGCCGGTAACCTGATTCTCGCGCCTTATCCCGCACCACAAACCATTGACCTACTGCACCATGATCACTGGCGACCATTAATGAAATACCGCCGAGCAAAAACCTCGCTTGACTCAATGATCCGGTATCGAATAAATACCCTCGATCGGCAACCGTTTGCTTACGCAGGTCAATAAGTCGAAAGCCACCATCACTGCCCAAAACATATAACCATCTTTGACCGGGGTCGATCAGCACTTGATTAGGGGTGATGTCTAATTTAGGTAATTGAACCTCCTCTTCACTTAAAGTCACCTCTTCACTCAAGAAGTCTTCTTCTTTAATCCATCTACGGCCCAGCAGCTTGCCATTGCTTACACCGATAATCAGTAGCGACTCATCACTGTCACTAATTGCAATTTGTTCTACGGCAAGCCCATTACTTAAGGTAAATGCCGACTCCCCATATGGATAGCTCAATTTTGGACTAATCAAACGCTTATCATTTGGATAGCTGATACGGTAATCGTGTTTCGCAATCAGAACATTGCCATCACTAAGCCCCAAAGCAAATATTCGACTTTCTTCGGACTCCAGTGCAAAACTCAAAATATCCACACCATTTAAGGGTAAATCTGTTGTGGATAATAATGTGCCATCACTTAATTGATAAAACTTGGCCTCCCCCGTTTCGCCCAACCTAAAGGCAATCTCAGCCTGCTCTTCCATGGCCAAATATAAAGCTGGGGCATTTGCGTTAGCCTCAAACTCAATACCCTCTTGCACAGATGCCGAACGAAACAAAGGCATAATTTCATATAGCAAATAAAAGAAAATAAGCAAAATTGCAAAAAGCACCCCGATACCACCTGCAGTAATCGTTGTTGCCGTAATCACATTTTTAGCCTGACGCCACTGTTGGTAGGCGGTAGCGGTAGCACGTACCTCAGATTGACTCATTTCTTATAGCTCGCTGAATTTCAATATACACAATGTGGCATTTTGAGGGTGGGCCAGTATCAATATGCGGATGCTAAATTGCCGCGTACGTTTTGCGGCAATATCTTCGAAAACGCTAGCCTTATTTGGTTACAGCAGAATTAACTACAGCCCCATCTTGTCGCGAATCCTCTCGACAACACTCGCCGGCAGTGGAACATAACCATCTTTTACGACTACTTCTTGCCCTTGTTTTGAGAGTACTAATTTTAAAAATTCACGCTCCAAAGGCGCTAATGGCTTATTGGGCGCTTTATTTACATAAACGTATAAAAACCGAGACAGCGGATATGCGCCAGATGTCGCGTTTTCAAATGTCGCCGTCACAAATTCGTCATTTGCACCTTTGGCCAGAGGAACAGCCCTAACACTTGAGGTTTTATAGCCAATGCCCGAGTAACCAATACCATTTACAGAGGTAGAAACAGATTGGACTACCGATGCCGAGCCGGGTTGTTCATTGACTCCGTTCTTAAAATCACCTTTGCATAGCGCTTTTTCTTTAAAGTAACCGTAGGTACCTGACACAGAATTACGACCAAACATTTGGACATCACGTGCCGACCACGCGCCACTCATGCCCAAACCACCCCATGTCTCGATACTATCGGGGTGCCCACACCGGTAAGTACTCGAAAAAACCGCATCAACCTGCGACATTGTCATGCCTTCAATAGGGTTATCTTTATGAACAAAAATCGCTAAGGCATCAATTGCTACCGGTATGGCCGTAGGCTTATAACCGAATTTATTTTCAAACGCCTCTATTTCCTTGCCCTTCATTTTCCGGCTCATGGGACCAATATTAGAAGTACCCTCTGTTAAAGCCGGTGCAGCAGTAGACGAGCCCGCAGCCTGAATTTGAATATTGATATTTGGGTAGTACCGTTTAAAGTCTTCGCCCCATAACGTCATAAGGTTTGCTAGGGTATCTGAACCAACACTAGACAAATTTCCAGACACACCGGAGGCATTAGTATATTCAGGCAACGCTGCATCTACCTCAGTAGCTCCGGTTACTGTCACCGATGACAGCGCAACTAGCGTTCCGACCAAATACTGTTTAATACCCACAAACCCTCCCTCATACCAATTCAATGCCTTAAAGCAGCCACTCTATAGGCGAATTATGACAGATATGTGACAGATTATCGGAATAATTCGACGATTATGATGACACTGTCTCCACTGCCGCTGAACGGGGGAAAACACAGCTAAACACGCTACCTTGGTCAGGAACACTACGTATTCGCAGCTCAGCGCGATGCCGAATTAACACATGTTTAACGATAGCCAGTCCCAACCCTGTTCCCCCAGTATCTATGGACCGACTTTGATCTACACGATAAAAGCGCTCGGTTAAGCGAGGGATATACTGAGGCTCAATCCCGATACCAGTGTCTTCAACTTCGAAATACGCATGATTATCATCACAGTACCAACGTAAAATGATTGTATCTTTGTCCGAAGTATACCGAGCCGCGTTCATCGCAAGGTTTGAGAATGCACTGCGTAATTCATTCGCACTACCGCTAATGGCAACGCTATCATCACACTCTATCAGCAAGTTGCGCTCGCCCTTGGCCGCAGTGGCACACTCTTCGCGAATCATCTCCATTAATGAACGCATACTAATTAACGACTCTTCCCCCGCCTTGGGAACAGCCTCTAATCGCGACAGGAGCATAAGATCTTGAATCAGCATGTGCATACGTCGTGACTGCTGTAACATTTGACTTACCGCGCGATCCCAGCGGGCATTTTCGCCACCGTGCTCAGAAAAAGTCTCGAGATAGCCGTTGATAACGGTTAACGGCGTACGCAATTCATGTGAAACATTCGCAACGAAATCTTTCCGCATTTTTTCCAAGCGGTGAGTCCTGGTGACATCGCGGGCAAATAACAAGCGGTTGCGCTGACCAAAAAAGCTGACACTAACACTAAGGTTGATATGGTTATTTACCGGAGACATCATTTCAAGCGAGGTTTGATAACTCTCCGCTTCAAAATAACGTAAAAATGCCGGACTTCGAATAAGATTAACTAACTGGCGGCCAACATCATCAGACTCACGCAAGCCTAAAAGCTCGTTTGCAGAGGCATTACACCACTCAATATTGCCCTGCGGATCTAACATCACGACAGCATCTGACATAGACGCAAACGATGAATGGAGATAATCGATCATTGCCTGTAATTTATTCGTATTTTGTGTTGCATCACGTTGCATGTCATAAATGACATCAAAAACCTGCCCCCACATACCCATTGCCTCCGGAGGCTCACTGTTTGCACCGCTATACAACCAATCCGACAAATGCTGGAGTGATCTTAACAACCATCCACATGCCAATAACGCTGTAACAAATAGTGGCCAGACACCTAAATCAAAGATTGTACAAGCTCCTGCCACGGCGGTGACAGGTAGGCTAATACGCAATAATTCGGTTTTCCAACTGTAGTAGCGCATTAATTAATTAGCGCTAGGCGCAAACACCCGTGGTAGAAAAACGGTATCCGGTGCCGCGAACAGTTTGAATAAGTAAACCGCAATCGCGCAGCTCGGTTTGTAATGCTTTACGAAGGCGGCGAATATGAACATCAACCGTTCGCTCTTCAACATAGACGTTGCTACCCCAAACCTGATCAAGTAATTGTCCACGGCTATAAGCACGTTCTTGATGGGTCATAAAAAACTTGAGCAGTTTAAATTCTGTAGGCCCCATATCTAAAGGTTGAGCATCCACAAAAACTCGATGACTAGCGGGATCTAACTTTAAGCCGCCAACCTCGATACTCTCTTCCAACTCTCGGCTGGTAGATCGGCGCATAATCGCTTTTATCCGCGCCATCAATTCACGAGACGAAAATGGCTTTGTAATATAATCGTCAGCGCCAACATCCAAGCCCTGAACGCGGTTATCTTCATCATCTTTTGCCGTAAGCATGATGACCAATAAATCGCGGGTAACATCATCACGACGTAAACGACGCAGTAATTCCAAACCGCTGGTTACCGGCATCATCCAGTCTAACAAAACCAAGTCGGGGCGCTGATCCACAATAATACCGTGAGCGTCCTGTGCGTTACTCGCTTCTAGGCACTCGTATCCAGCAAGTTCGAGCCCAACGCGGATCATTTCACGAATTGCGGCTTCGTCGTCGACTATCAGTATGGTGGTTGCAGTCATCCCTCTACCCTTTTTTAGCAATATTTGTAAGCAGCATTAAAACGACATTTGGTGACAATTTTATTACATATCGATTTTTTAGTAAGTTAATCAAACACTACCGTCTTATTACCGAGTACTAGCACCCGATCTTCTATGTGATTCCGTAACGCACGCGCCAACACGGATTTTTCTACATCTTTACCAAGTCGAACAAGGTCGTCCTTGCTATGTCTATGTGACACTCTGATGACATCCTGCTCAATAATTGGCCCCTCATCAAGCTGTTCAGTCACATAATGACTGGTCGCACCGATGAGTTTAACCCCTCTATCAAACGCTTTCTGATAGGGATTAGCGCCAATAAATGAGGGCAAAAAACTATGATGAATATTTATCATTCGACCCGAATAAGCACGACAAAACTCCGGTTGAATAATTTGCATATAGCGAGCTAACACCACGCAATCAGCTTGGTATTCTGCGGTTAGCTCCATGATTTTCGTGTGAGCTGGCATCTTGTTTTCAGGGTCAATCTTTACATACTCGAATGGAATACCGTGCCACTCCACCATGCTTCTAAGATTTTCATGGTTTGAGATAACACAGGGAATGTCACAATCTAGTTCACCGCTATGCCAGCGATGTAAAATATCGGCAATACAATGAGAAGCATGGCTCGCTAGAATAACGACTTTGCGCTTTACCGAGGAATCAACTAATTCCCAAGCCATTTCATATTCTTGCGCAATAGGCGCAAATGCGTCGCGAACAGCTTCTGCCCCCATACGTAGTGAGTCAGCGCGAATTTCATTGCGCATAAAAAACCAATTATTATCTGCATCTGCGTGATAATTAGCTTCTGTAAGCCAGCCACCTTGATCGGCTACAAACTGGCTAACTCGAGCTACAATACCAACCCGGTCTGGGCAACTAATTACCAATCGATATGTGTGATCCATGAACTGCAATTAACCTTCTATTTATCACCGTATTTTAAATATAAGTGCTTTTACACCTTGTTAAGCATACCCCGTAAGGCCTGTGGCAAATCTGCAGGTAAAATAACAGTCTTGGCATTATTTGAATTGGACAATTCAATTAATGCGTCGGCATATTTCTCACCTAACAAATATAAAACCGGTAAGTCTTTATCACCTACAGCTTCTGATACCACACTTATTGCGGCGCCACTGGCTTTAGCCAAAACAACCTGTGCCTGAGCGTCACGACGGGATGCTTCTAATCTGCCATCGGCCTCCAGAATAGCAGCTTGTTTTTCGCCCTCGGCTTTGGTTACCGCAGCTCGACGCTGACGCTCCGCGGCGGCTTGCTCCTCCATAGCTTGTTGCATTGTCATTGACGGGTTTATATCTTGGATTTCAACCGTTTTCAGGGTAATACCCCAATCGGCAATATCATCCGAAATCGCGGCCTTTAATTTCGCTTTGATTTGGTCCCGTGATGACAAGGCTGAATCTAAGGCCATTTCGCCGATAATCGAACGTAACGCCGTTTGCACCAGGTTCTGAATTGCCAGCGTATAGTTTTCAACCCCATACACCGCCTTTTCAGGAGACACGATATTGATATAGGCAACCGCATTCGCAATAATCACAGCATTGTCTTCGGTGATGACTTCTTGCGAGGGAATATCCAAGACGATATCTTTGGTGGTAAGTTTGTAAGCAACATCATCAATATAAGGAATAATAAAATTCAACCCCGGATTTAGGGTCACATGGTATTTACCCAAGCGCTGAACAATATGCTTATAGCCCTGAGGTACGGTACGAACCCCTTTCGCCATAGTGACGATTACCAATATTGCCAATGCCGCTACAACTGCCAAGCCATCCATCGCACTTCTCCTTGAATTTGTAGTTACTATATTTTTATAAGATACAACTCATCACACTTGGCCAGCGCCCAATTTTACAATCAATGAGTTACCCGATATGTCATCAACAACCACTCGCTCACCAACCGCCACGGGCTCCTTACAAATAAATTGCCACTCATCGCTACCGAGCACTGGAATCGAAAATCGCAACGTACCGTGACCAAACTCTGCGCCTAGTTTAATGACCATACCTTCCTGCCCCACCACCTGCTCTCGCGACATTCCTGACAAGGTTTTATTCTTCATTTTAGGATGAACAAATTTAAACCAGATGCCGAGATCGATCACCGACATAATCAGCCAAACCAGCAGCTGAACGCTAAACGGCATCTCAATTGCGGCTAAAATCAAACCTACAGCGATTGCACTGGCACCAAACCAGATCATGACAAAGCTTGGTATGAATATCTCGCTTGCTACCAGCAACATACCAAAAACCATCCAATGCCAGTATGCAATATTGTTATTTAACCACTCCATTTTGGGCCCCTTTGCCACAAACCTGCCAACCAGACATCTATTTAGTATTCATTTGCTAAAAAATTCAAGCACTTACTGCGCTATTTTATATTTACTCAAGCGCTCTATCTGGGCAGCAAGTCATCACATTATCACGTATAATGATCAGTTCACTCGAAACCCTGTGCCCCATGTCATCTGCTATGCAAACACCTAAAGCCATATTTAGCCATCACCCTTACTGGGCCGAATGTTTCGGCACCGCTAGCTACCTCCCAACATCGCGGGCTGAGATGGATGCATTGGGGTGGGATAGCTGCGATATCATCATTGTGACTGGCGACGCCTATGTAGACCATCCCAGCTTTGGCATGGCCGTTATTGGTCGCGTACTTGAAGCACAGGGCTTTCGCATTGGCATTATCTCACAGCCGGACTGGCAATCAGCAGAACCCTTCAAGCAGCTTGGCCAACCCAATCTATTTTTTGGCGTGGCGTCGGGCAATATGGACTCGATGATCAACCGCTATACAGCGGATAGACGCCTGCGTCATGACGACGCCTACTCACCGAACAATGAAGGCGGTAAACGCCCAGACCGGGCCGTAATTGTCTATTCACAACGCTGCCGTGAAGCCTATAAAGAAACCCCAATCATCATCGGCTCCATTGAAGCGAGCCTCCGCCGTATTGCTCATTACGATTACTGGAGCGACAAGGTCCGCAGATCTGTGCTACTCGATTCTCGTGCCGACTTATTACTTTACGGCAACGCTGAACGAGCAATTATCGATGTTGCACACCGCTTAGGCCGAGGCGACGCAATTACCAGTATTAGGGATTTACGTGGTACTGCTTTTGTCACTAGAGACATTCCTGCGGGCTGGACAGTGATAGATTCAGCGAGCGTAGATCAAATAGGCAAAGTTGACCCCATCACAAGTCCCTATGTAGACACCAGCGCTACAGACAGTTGCAAGAAAGATGAAAACGAAACAACCATTGCTAACAAGCCTGCTGATGAGGTGCAAGCCGTTCGAATCATCGACCCTCTACAAGCGCGTAAAATTGGCACGGATGTAGCCAAGACAGTTATTCGCTTACCCGATTACGAACTGGTAAAAAACGACCCCGTAAATTATGCCCATGCCGCAAGGGTACTCCATCTAGAAACTAACCCCGGCAACGCACGCGCTCTTGTACAACGTCACGGCGACCAAGAAGTCTGGCTAAACCCGCCGCCAATTCCCCTTAGCACAGACGAACTT contains:
- the phoB gene encoding phosphate regulon transcriptional regulator PhoB, with product MTATTILIVDDEAAIREMIRVGLELAGYECLEASNAQDAHGIIVDQRPDLVLLDWMMPVTSGLELLRRLRRDDVTRDLLVIMLTAKDDEDNRVQGLDVGADDYITKPFSSRELMARIKAIMRRSTSRELEESIEVGGLKLDPASHRVFVDAQPLDMGPTEFKLLKFFMTHQERAYSRGQLLDQVWGSNVYVEERTVDVHIRRLRKALQTELRDCGLLIQTVRGTGYRFSTTGVCA
- a CDS encoding ABC transporter permease subunit, yielding MSQSEVRATATAYQQWRQAKNVITATTITAGGIGVLFAILLIFFYLLYEIMPLFRSASVQEGIEFEANANAPALYLAMEEQAEIAFRLGETGEAKFYQLSDGTLLSTTDLPLNGVDILSFALESEESRIFALGLSDGNVLIAKHDYRISYPNDKRLISPKLSYPYGESAFTLSNGLAVEQIAISDSDESLLIIGVSNGKLLGRRWIKEEDFLSEEVTLSEEEVQLPKLDITPNQVLIDPGQRWLYVLGSDGGFRLIDLRKQTVADRGYLFDTGSLSQARFLLGGISLMVASDHGAVGQWFVVRDKARESGYRLQAVRHFDIPNGGSAALVTEHRRKGFASVSSDGQLALFYTTSHRRLLSKDLSVGSVQTMAISPRANKLLIETSGGSLKTFALHNEHPELSWSALWSKVWYESYPEPDYVWQSSAANNDFEAKYSFAPLAFGTLKAAFYAMLVAAPLAICAAIYTAYFMAPALRQKTKPLIELMEALPTVILGFLAGLWLAPFIEKNLPAVFSLFILLPVGILVFAWTWSRLPANFRRHIPDGWHSLLLVPVVLAIVFVCVESSAPIERGLFDGDMRAWLTNDMGVSFDQRNALVVGIAMGFAVIPTIFSIAEDAIFSVPKHLSYGSLALGATPWQSLVGVVMPTASPGIFSALMIGMGRAVGETMIVLMATGNTPIMDANIFEGMRTLAANIAVEIGETEVDSSHYRVLFLAAFVLFIFTFVVNTIAETVRQRLRTRYGNL
- the pstA gene encoding phosphate ABC transporter permease PstA encodes the protein MSLYDDNKQSFMQWCKRGEPMIWLNAAAVTVSTLAVVGLLLLLAVRGFGHFWPAAVMQSNYVLPGEVPVAVMAEHVESESVPIEQLLSAGFNIDTKENFVERQLVKLGNRDVSGADFKWVISQYLQDISYPENAVVIERREWGNFYGYLQSIKERGTKVTSAENNDVWSEFQLRVDRAEKLYKQIEKIEKGDIGAINYRLEKLRLSERKIELNEELSASRRLQIKADLLAERAELDAQYKIMQSQLSELYQEWRRDSFIMETASGKTRELQIATVVHAYQPNGMSLFQKISFYFAKFGEFLSDEPREANTEGGIFPAIFGTVIMVLIMSIMVTPFGVVAAVYLREYAKQGVMTRIIRIAVNNLAGVPSIVYGVFGLGFFIYFLGAEMDKAMFPEALPAPTFGTPGLLWASVTLALLTLPVVIVATEEGLARIPRNLREGSLALGATKAETLWRIVLPMASPAMMTGLILAVARAAGEVAPLMLVGVVKLAPSLPVDGNFPYFHLDQKFMHLGFHIYDVGFQSPNVEAARPLVYATALLLVVIIALLNFSAVALRNHLREKYKSLEL
- a CDS encoding PstS family phosphate ABC transporter substrate-binding protein, which encodes MGIKQYLVGTLVALSSVTVTGATEVDAALPEYTNASGVSGNLSSVGSDTLANLMTLWGEDFKRYYPNINIQIQAAGSSTAAPALTEGTSNIGPMSRKMKGKEIEAFENKFGYKPTAIPVAIDALAIFVHKDNPIEGMTMSQVDAVFSSTYRCGHPDSIETWGGLGMSGAWSARDVQMFGRNSVSGTYGYFKEKALCKGDFKNGVNEQPGSASVVQSVSTSVNGIGYSGIGYKTSSVRAVPLAKGANDEFVTATFENATSGAYPLSRFLYVYVNKAPNKPLAPLEREFLKLVLSKQGQEVVVKDGYVPLPASVVERIRDKMGL
- the pstB gene encoding phosphate ABC transporter ATP-binding protein PstB, with amino-acid sequence METLGRYGAEQSSIHDEDITLTVDNLDLYYGEKQALFDVNMVIPRKKVTAFIGPSGCGKSTLLRCFNRMNDLVDTCRIDGGIALDGSPIYDKRVDVATLRRRVGMVFQKPNPFPKSIYENVAYGLRIQGINKKRVLDEVVERSLRGAALWDEVKDRLHDNALGMSGGQQQRLVIARTIAVEPEVLLLDEPASALDPISTLKIEELIYELKDKYTIVIVTHNMQQAARVSDYTAFMYMGKLIEFDNTDTLFTNPSYKQTEDYITGRYG
- the phoR gene encoding phosphate regulon sensor histidine kinase PhoR — translated: MRYYSWKTELLRISLPVTAVAGACTIFDLGVWPLFVTALLACGWLLRSLQHLSDWLYSGANSEPPEAMGMWGQVFDVIYDMQRDATQNTNKLQAMIDYLHSSFASMSDAVVMLDPQGNIEWCNASANELLGLRESDDVGRQLVNLIRSPAFLRYFEAESYQTSLEMMSPVNNHINLSVSVSFFGQRNRLLFARDVTRTHRLEKMRKDFVANVSHELRTPLTVINGYLETFSEHGGENARWDRAVSQMLQQSRRMHMLIQDLMLLSRLEAVPKAGEESLISMRSLMEMIREECATAAKGERNLLIECDDSVAISGSANELRSAFSNLAMNAARYTSDKDTIILRWYCDDNHAYFEVEDTGIGIEPQYIPRLTERFYRVDQSRSIDTGGTGLGLAIVKHVLIRHRAELRIRSVPDQGSVFSCVFPRSAAVETVSS
- the phoU gene encoding phosphate signaling complex protein PhoU; translation: MTEKSAHSHHISQQFNADLDDIKTRMLEMGGLVEKQVADATNAFMNLDTGLASDVKQGDNLVNSLEVAIDEECTIILARRHPAASDLRLVLSISKILSDLERMGDEASKVAESAIRLTELGGLPRSVLEIRHIGDHVSGMVRNALDAFARLDIDLALAVAEEDKAVDLEYGTAMRSLVTYMIEDPRTISSVLQVMWALRSLERVGDHARNIAEHVIYLVKGANVRHVDIDEMAATVQE